The following coding sequences are from one Bufo bufo chromosome 2, aBufBuf1.1, whole genome shotgun sequence window:
- the LOC120990597 gene encoding gastrula zinc finger protein XlCGF26.1-like: MEPQRMDRKEISRRILNFTLEIISLLSGEDYTIVRKTSGITPIIHESGSWSRNPITESPPHPLPHKQKILDLTHKITELLTGEVPVRCQDVAVYFTLEEWEYIEGHEDLYVDAMREDHRPLTSQENPRKNAEGIEDNTTMQVSSEEKLYPGPHSADLLYNPPYLEEPSDQSHIVTTSAGQIGGNRYQCSDCGKQFTTSISLYTHRRIHTGEKLYAFSGFGKCFTDKSDLVGHERSHTIKTPYQCSQCTKSFTSKPLLVIHERSHIGEKLYPCSECEKCFITKAITKDYDQLHTEKPYACSGCGKSFTHNSSITQHKRIHKGEKPYSCSLCGKYFKSKSSLVKHDRSHNGTKTFPCPQCGKRFTSKSYLVTHQRIHTGEKPFSCSECGKCFMTKSNLIKHERSHTGEKPFSCSECGRSFITKAKLGYHQRVHTGEKPYSCSECGKCFADQSSFNRHERSHTGEKPFSCSECGKNFTTKDKLWYHQRIHTGEKPYSCSKCGKCFADRSGFNKHQGIHTGKKPYSCSACGKCFITKAKLTGHKRTHTGEKPFSCSLCEKCFTDKSNLLKHERRHRREKLFSCSGCGKTFTDKSRLVIHERSCSH, encoded by the exons ATGGAGCCacaaaggatggacaggaaggagatcagcagaagaatattaaacttcaccttggagatcatctccctgctgagcggagag gattacaCCATCGTGAGGAAGACATCGGGGATAACTCCCATCATCCATGAGTCAGGAAGCTGGAGCAGGAACCCCATCACAGAGAGTCCTCCTCACCCTCTGCCACataagcagaagatcctagacctCACCCACAAGATcactgagctgctgactggagag gttcctgtaaggtgtcaggatgtcgctgtctatttcaccttggaggagtgggagtatatagaaggacatgaGGACCTGTACGTGGACGCCATGAGGGAGGACCACCGGCCCCTCACATCACAGG AAAATCCCAGGAAGAACGCTGAGGGAATAGAAGATAACACCACAATGCAGGTCTCTTCAGAAGAAAAGCTCTATCCTGGACCTCACAGTGCAGATCtattatataatcccccttatctTGAGGAACCTTCAGACCAGTCCCATATTGTTACCACAAGTGCAGGGCAGATCGGGGGTAACAGATATCAATGTAGTGACTGTGGGAAACAGTTTACCACGAGCATTAGTCTGTATACTCacagaagaattcacacaggagagaagctgtaTGCATTTTCAGgatttgggaaatgttttacagataaatcggATCTTGTtggacatgagagaagtcacaccatAAAGACACCATATCAATGTTCACAGTGCACAAAATCTTTTACATCAAAACCACTTCTCGTTatccatgagagaagtcacatagGGGAGAAGCtatatccatgttcagaatgtgagaaatgttttattaCTAAAGCCATAACCAAGGATTATGATCAACTTCACACAGAGAAGCCGTATGCCTGTTCAGGGTGTGGGAAAAGTTTTACGCATAATTCAAGTATTACccaacataagagaattcacaaaggagaaaagccatattcgtgttcgctatgtgggaaatattttaaaagtaaatcaagtcttgttaaacatgaCAGAAGTCACAATGGAACGAAGACCTTTCCATGTCCACAATGTGGGAAACGCTTCACATCAAAATcctatcttgttacacatcaaagaattcacacaggagagaaaccattttcatgttctgagtgtgggaaatgttttatgacTAAATCAAATCTTAttaaacatgagagaagtcacacaggggagaagccattttcatgttcagaatgtgggagaaGTTTTATTACTAAAGCCAAACTAGGGTATCATCAGAgggttcacacaggagagaagccgtattcatgttctgaatgtgggaaatgctttgccGATCAATCAAGCTTTAatagacatgagagaagtcacacaggagagaagccattttcatgttcagaatgtggcaaaaatTTTACTACTAAAGACAAACTTTGGtatcatcagagaattcacacaggggagaagccatattcatgttccaaatgtgggaaatgctttgccGATCGATCAGGTTTTAATAAGCATCAGGGAATTCACACAGgaaagaagccatattcatgttctgcatgtgggaaatgttttattactAAGGCCAAACTTACGGGTCAtaaaagaactcacacaggagagaagccattttcgtgTTCACTGTGTGAGAAATGctttacagataaatcaaatcTTCTTAAACACGAGAGAAGACACAGAAGAGAGAAACTGTTTTCATGTTCCGGATGTGGGAAAACGTTTACAGATAAATCAAGGCTTGTTATACATGAGCGAAGCTGtagtcattag